In a genomic window of Myotis daubentonii chromosome X, mMyoDau2.1, whole genome shotgun sequence:
- the TRPC5OS gene encoding putative uncharacterized protein TRPC5OS — MESLSIPELISGLIDCVAQLIRIAEEILQLFSQEQVPCVEQNEVAEQIEVDSSPSEEGSLPDLADFSDLESILTVREEEDLMFDVDQAMFDMENVYDDVLAGINDDLRSG, encoded by the exons ATGGAGTCTCTGTCAATCCCTGAACTAATTAGTGGACTTATTGATTGTGTTGCTCAGTTAATAAGAATAGCTGAAGAGATTTTGCAATTATTTTCACAGGAACAAGTTCCTTGTGTAGAGCAAAATGAG GTAGCAGAACAGATAGAAGTAGATTCATCTCCTTCTGAGGAAGGTTCACTACCAGACCTCGCTGACTTCTCAGACTTGGAGTCAATACTTACAGTAAGAGAAGAAGAAGACCTAATGTTTGATGTAGATCAAGCTATGTTTGACATGGAAAACGTATATGATGATGTCCTCGCTGGTATAAATGATGATTTAAGAAGTGGATGA